A genomic region of Pyrus communis chromosome 14, drPyrComm1.1, whole genome shotgun sequence contains the following coding sequences:
- the LOC137715016 gene encoding DDT domain-containing protein PTM, which yields MEFVGRSVRKEFKGHGFFTGTVKSYAAASGLFEVVYEDGNTEELSFDEVSLLLGGGAEADLVEVAAKLSRLGRKPKKRRRIERKREIRGNAALGNDSGFGGDLNENCNLSDGSEGKLEVELGFGGNLRKNVAVSGIVNENVDSRNVVDKILEQETRLIANGDVNQVDNLKNGIDLNAGFNMNLNDGCDLNVDPNVGKEEIAEIRDCIDLNLDANDEFVEDQNVDSLGGSAVVTHRTQRRGCDFDLNLEVNEEFKDTEGDCEEKFKINPRFELVEESLKKERSGDAEEKVIDDGNSNETWKEVYIDINEDIPMKSVDDPIDCAAGERLDKTHCCSIEDLKADDSLGIFETSCINDSGLVEVPVKDSLYEARTPTTHGNLGDSGSACIQKSSRRKRRKLRDNLISTTTETVLRRSARRGSAQNHVSVSDPFSSSAVSAITEEKPSISGCEEAENPSVLFQELELPPSSQHLNLDGIPILDVFSIYACLRSFSTLLFLSPFKLEDFVAALTCKSPSSLFDHVHVSILQTLRKHLEWLANDGSETASDCLRSLNWDFLDLITWPIFMVEYFLIHSSGLKPGFDLSCFKLYKTDYYTQSASVKVEILRCLCDDLIEVEAMRLEINRRSLAAEPDMVNDRNLNYEVCKKRKALVEVAGTSNSNDEVDDDTTDWNSDECCLCKMDGNLICCDGCPAAYHSKCVGVSNDLLPEGDWYCPECLIDRHRPWMKLQKSLRGAELLGIDPRGRLYFKSFGYLLVSDSFGSESAFNYYTRDDLNKVIKVLRSSGFFYGGILVAICKHWDIPVSFDGAHSEIGCLMPPYQLAFSETCAVKKETDEDRKLQENSGTVTAIPNIASEVSAETMQVERSVMPCDPDGPDFVGLQPEDCSLPSASLHVRKGIARKGGTSEMLCGIGYMNYYSFGQIASSVAEELTRKPSDKIKEDKIVTEEEIVSAQMKTILKKSSKFFWPNIENLNTGAQKEKCGWCFSCKAPADDKDCLFIMSMGSIKDASNSDRVGLQSKKNGKGHLNDVSCQILSIHDRLQGLLLGPWLNPLHTELWRKYLLDVSGIASIKYLLLMLEANLRHRALSADWLKHVDSVNTMGSASHVVTSLRSRRRPKCSDSESNPSLNAASGLGMFWWRGGRLSRQVFSWKVLPHSLTSKAARQAGCTKILGILYPENSEYAKRSKSVAWRAAVEASTSAEQLALQVRELDSNIRWDDIENSHPLPTLDKESRKSIKLFKKVIVRRKCSEGGAVKYLLDFGKRRAIPDIVKGFGSLVEELSSEKKKYWLDESYLPLHLLKSFEEKRIARKCTDVKSGKVLEVARVTKRPREEKGFMYLFSKAERSEYYKCAHCNKDVLIREAVSCQSCKGFFHKSHARKSAGAVVARYKYTCHRCQKGLRPKIDTKRRKVETKGGKVQPHKCKPKGGKVQSQKCTNSQTGRRSMRLKNKKKALAGGRQVRLKNSKTVPASVPLRRSPRKAKCLPVQNKRHSKRKKGKKGKSNKGTYKKPNKATWQKKRTQVYHSYWLNGLLLSRKPSDERVMHFRDKKLLVHSECASTILDQLKCHLCCEARYSSSLNYISCEICGVWFHGDAFGLNSENIGKLIGFKCHMCREGNPPICPHLEDVKTDVPQLAEAQIDGTVDCAEEVPNSVPPLSEITCN from the exons ATGGAGTTCGTGGGAAGAAGTGTGAGGAAAGAGTTCAAAGGCCATGGTTTTTTCACCGGAACTGTGAAATCGTACGCCGCCGCATCTGGGTTGTTCGAGGTCGTCTATGAAGATGGAAATACTGAGGAATTGAGCTTCGATGAGGTCTCTCTGCTCCTTGGTGGTGGTGCTGAGGCTGACCTCGTGGAGGTCGCCGCCAAGCTGAGCCGCCTCGGCCGGAAGCCCAAAAAACGGCGCCGTATTGAGAGGAAGCGAGAAATTCGAGGTAATGCTGCTCTTGGAAATGATTCTGGGTTTGGTGGGGATTTGAATGAAAATTGTAATTTGAGTGATGGGTCTGAGGGAAAATTGGAAGTTGAACTGGGGTTTGGAGGGAATTTGAGGAAAAATGTTGCGGTTAGTGGGATTGTGAATGAAAATGTTGATTCTAGAAATGTAGTGGATAAGATACTAGAGCAGGAAACTAGGTTGATTGCTAATGGGGATGTGAATCAAGTCGATAATTTGAAAAATGGGATTGATTTGAATGCTGGGtttaatatgaatttgaatgatgGGTGTGACTTGAATGTTGATCCAAATGTTGGTAAGGAAGAAATTGCAGAGATAAGAgattgtattgatttgaatttggatGCGAATGATGAGTTTGTTGAGGATCAGAATGTGGATAGTTTGGGGGGTTCAGCTGTGGTCACCCACCGAACTCAGAGGAGGGGATGCGATTTCGATCTGAATTTGGAAGTTAATGAGGAATTTAAGGATACAGAAGGTGACTGTGAAGAAAAATTCAAGATTAATCCCAGGTTTGAATTGGTTGaagaaagtctaaagaaagaGAGGAGTGGAGATGCTGAAGAAAAGGTTATTGACGATGGTAATTCTAATGAGACCTGGAAGGAAGTGTATATTGATATTAATGAAGATATTCCCATGAAGAGCGTTGATGACCCCATTGACTGTGCAGCTGGTGAACGGCTTGATAAAACACATTGTTGTTCCATTGAGGATCTGAAGGCTGATGATTCTCTTGGGATTTTTGAGACTAGCTGCATTAATGATAGTGGATTGGTGGAAGTTCCGGTGAAAGATAGTCTCTATGAGGCCCGCACTCCAACGACTCATGGAAACCTAGGCGATTCAGGAAGTGCATGCATTCAAAAAAGTAGCCgtagaaagagaagaaaactaCGGGATAATTTGATATCTACGACTACAGAGACAGTTTTGAGGAGAAGTGCTCGTAGAGGTTCTGCTCAAAATCATGTTTCTGTCAGCGATCCATTTTCCTCTTCTGCAGTGAGTGCAATAACAGAGGAAAAACCATCGATTTCTGGTTGTGAAGAGGCTGAAAATCCTAGTGTTCTTTTTCAGGAGCTGGAATTACCTCCTTCATCACAACATTTAAATCTAGATGGAATTCCCATACTTGATGTTTTTTCTATTTATGCTTGTTTAAGATCATTTAGCACTCTATTATTTCTGAGTCCCTTCAAGTTGGAGGATTTTGTGGCTGCACTGACGTGCAAGTCACCTAGCTCATTATTTGATCATGTTCATGTTTCTATTTTGCAAACACTGAGAAAACACTTGGAGTGGCTTGCAAATGATGGTTCTGAAACAGCTTCTGATTGTCTGAG GAGTCTTAATTGGGATTTTCTTGACTTGATTACGTGGCCAATTTTTATGGTTGAGTATTTCTTGATCCATAGTTCGGGACTGAAGCCAGGTTTTGATCTCAGTTGCTTCAAGTTATACAAAACTGACTACTACACACAATCTGCTTCTGTAAAAGTTGAGATACTGCGGTGTCTATGTGATGATTTGATAGAAGTGGAAGCCATGAGGTTAGAAATTAATAGAAGGTCTTTGGCTGCTGAGCCTGACATGGTCAATGACCGGAATTTGAACTACGAGGTTTGTAAGAAAAGGAAGGCTCTAGTGGAGGTTGCTGGTACCTCTAATTCGAATGATGAGGTTGATGATGACACCACTGACTGGAATAGTGATGAATGCTGCCTCTGTAAGATGGATGGAAATTTAATCTGCTGTGATGGCTGTCCTGCTGCATATCATTCAAAATGTGTTGGAGTTTCTAATGATCTTTTGCCGGAGGGTGACTGGTACTGCCCTGAGTGTTTGATTGACAGGCATAGACCTTGGATGAAATTGCAGAAGTCACTCCGAGGTGCAGAGTTATTAGGAATTGATCCTCGTGGTCGGCTATATTTTAAAAGTTTTGGGTACCTTTTGGT ATCAGATTCTTTTGGTAGCGAGTCCGCATTCAACTATTACACCAGAGATGATCTGAATAAAGTTATTAAAGTGCTAAGGTCTTCAGGTTTTTTCTATGGTGGGATATTAGTGGCCATCTGCAAGCACTGGGACATTCCTGTTAGCTTTGATGGAGCACATAGTGAAATTGGCTGCTTGATGCCCCCGTACCAATTGGCATTTTCAGAAACATGTGCTGTTAAGAAGGAGACTGATGAAGATAGAAAATTGCAAGAGAATTCAGGGACTGTGACAGCAATTCCAAATATAGCTTCTGAAGTGTCAGCTGAAACCATGCAAGTGGAAAGGTCAGTCATGCCGTGCGATCCAGATGGACCTGATTTTGTGGGACTTCAGCCTGAAGACTGTTCTTTACCATCTGCTAGCTTGCATGTCAGAAAAGGAATCGCTAGAAAAGGGGGAACTTCAGAAATGCTTTGTGGAATTGGTTATATGAACTATTACAGTTTTGGCCAAATTGCTTCATCTGTTGCTGAGGAGTTGACGCGTAAACCATCAGACAAAATTAAAGAAGATAAAATAGTAACAGAAGAGGAAATAGTATCAGCACAGATGAAGACCATTTTAAAAAAATCTTCCAAGTTTTTCTGGCCAAATATTGAGAACCTAAATACTGGTGcacagaaagagaaatgtgGTTGGTGCTTTTCTTGCAAAGCTCCTGCTGATGACAAGGATTGCTTGTTTATCATGAGTATGGGGTCTATTAAGGATGCTTCTAATAGTGATAGAGTTGGCCTTCAATccaaaaaaaatgggaaaggtCATCTTAATGATGTCAGCTGTCAAATCCTCTCTATTCATGATCGTCTGCAGGGACTTCTGTTGGGCCCATGGTTGAATCCACTTCACACAGAACTCTGGCGTAAATACCTTCTTGATGTATCTGGCATTGCCTCCATTAAATATTTACTTCTCATG TTGGAGGCAAATTTGCGTCATCGTGCACTTTCAGCAGATTGGTTGAAACATGTAGATTCTGTTAATACCATGGGTTCAGCTTCTCATGTTGTGACTTCATTACGTAGCAGAAGAAGGCCCAAGTGTTCAGATAGTGAGTCCAACCCCTCTTTAAATGCTGCCAGTGGATTGGGAATGTTTTGGTGGAGGGGTGGTAGGCTTTCTCGTCAGGTTTTCAGTTGGAAGGTTTTGCCTCATTCCTTGACTTCCAAGGCTGCCAGACAAG CTGGGTGTACAAAGATACTGGGTATATTATATCCTGAGAATTCAGAATATGCTAAGAGAAGCAAATCTGTTGCCTGGCGAGCTGCTGTTGAGGCCTCAACTAGTGCAGAACAGCTTGCTTTACAG GTTAGAGAGCTTGATTCAAACATTAGATGGGATGATATTGAGAATTCACATCCTCTGCCAACATTGGACAAAGAATCTAGAAAATCAATCAAGCTGTTCAAGAAAGTTATTGTCCGCAGGAAGTGCTCTGAAGGGGGAGCAGTTAAGTATCTTCTTGATTTTGGTAAGAGAAGAGCTATCCCTGACATTGTGAAGGGATTTGGTTCTTTGGTTGAAGAACTGTCTAGTGAGAAGAAAAAGTATTGGCTGGATGAATCATATCTTCCCTTGCATCTTTTGAAAAGTTTTGAGGAGAAAAGGATTGCCCGCAAGTGTACTGATGTGAAATCTGGTAAAGTTCTTGAGGTTGCTAGAGTAACAAAGAGGCCCCGGGAAGAAAAGggatttatgtatttgttttcgAAAGCTGAAAGATCTGAGTATTATAAATGTGCACACTGCAACAAAGATGTCCTGATAAG GGAAGCTGTGAGTTGCCAGTCTTGCAAAG GATTTTTTCACAAAAGCCATGCCAGGAAGTCTGCTGGGGCAGTGGTGGCTCGGTATAAATATACATGCCACCGATGCCAGAAGGGATTGCGTCCGAAGATTGACacaaaaagaaggaaagttGAAACAAAAGGAGGGAAAGTACAGCCACATAAATGTAAACCGAAAGGAGGGAAAGTACAGTCACAAAAGTGTACAAATTCTCAAACAGGTCGCAGATCGATgcgtttgaaaaacaaaaaaaaagctttAGCTGGAGGACGACAAGTAAGATTGAAAAATAGCAAAACAGTTCCAGCAAGTGTACCCCTACGTCGTTCTCCTAGAAAAGCTAAATGTTTACCGGTGCAAAATAAAAGGCATAGCAAAcgcaagaaagggaaaaagggCAAATCCAATAAGGGCACATATAAGAAACCAAATAAAGCTACATGGCAGAAGAAGAGAACACAAGTTTATCACAGTTACTGGCTTAATGGTCTGCTGTTGTCCAGAAAGCCAAGTGATGAACGTGTTATGCATTTTAGGGATAAGAAACTCCTTGTGCATTCAGAATGTGCGTCAACCATTCTTGATCAACTCAAATGCCACCTTTGTTGTGAAGCAAGATATTCGTCTTCTTTAAATTATATTTCTTGTGAAATATGTGGAG TGTGGTTTCACGGTGATGCTTTTGGACTGAATTCGGAGAACATTGGTAAGCTGATTGGATTTAAGTGCCACATGTGTCGTGAAGGGAACCCTCCTATCTGCCCCCACTTGGAAGATGTGAAAACTGATGTCCCTCAATTGGCTGAAGCTCAAATTGATGGTACCGTTGATTGTGCTGAGGAAGTACCTAACTCCGTCCCACCTTTAAGTGAG ATCACATGCAATTGA